Proteins from one Longimicrobium terrae genomic window:
- a CDS encoding FAD-dependent oxidoreductase, whose translation MMLAPRQQATLVALCRRMVPLPDEPDPAAARLARAVEVRLGTLDPEQSARFAALIGWMDSPLAGMASAGRPLGFASLAAIRQDAWLRRWERSPLPPLRTAFQALRRMILSSFYADPSVYPEIGYRGPLHTRVPAVAWEGPLPGAGSPADPVARRDGGGSGGARVIPIRPQLDLLTDPEVSGVIGGHRLRGDTRVRADVVIIGSGAGGAVAAARLAEAGHDVVVLEEGGYWRPEHFTENEAEMTSRLYAEAGGRATEDLALPLLQGRAVGGGTTVNWLAMLRTPDWVLDEWAAEHGTVGMRAADLAPVFARIEDETSTRPVPDDAHNPPNRALLEGARALGWHAGAMRVNAHGCVRSGFCGLGCRYGARRAAADVYLPAALARGARLFADVRADRIDAPATGPRRVHGTVLDRETGAPRGTITVEAPVVVVAAGAVGTPALLQRSGMGGGGVGRFLRLHPTTAVAGRYGREMYGAGGIPLSSVCDEFLRGSDGYGFWIETPPLYPALSSVAMPGFGAAHRELMRGLPNTATMIVLIRDGAERGTSNGSVQVDRSGRVRIRYRVGRTDRERLLRGMEAAARIQFAAGAEEVFTLHAGAAGLRSPAELPAMMRRPSGPNQLGILSAHVNGTCRIGTDPAHSGCTPDGERHGVGGVYVADGSLMPTAPGVNPQETIMAMATVVAERIAARHPGGRAGSAGRYAGTAGNRE comes from the coding sequence ATGATGCTCGCTCCACGCCAGCAGGCCACGCTCGTGGCGCTGTGCAGGCGCATGGTGCCCCTGCCCGACGAACCGGATCCCGCCGCCGCGCGCCTGGCCCGCGCGGTGGAAGTGCGGCTGGGCACGCTGGATCCGGAGCAGTCCGCCCGGTTCGCCGCGCTGATCGGGTGGATGGATTCGCCGCTGGCGGGAATGGCGAGCGCGGGGCGACCTTTGGGGTTCGCGTCGCTGGCCGCCATCCGCCAGGACGCCTGGCTGCGGCGGTGGGAGCGCAGCCCGCTTCCGCCGCTGCGGACGGCCTTTCAGGCGCTGCGGCGGATGATTCTGTCCAGCTTCTACGCCGACCCGTCCGTTTATCCCGAAATCGGCTACCGCGGCCCGCTGCACACGCGCGTCCCCGCGGTGGCGTGGGAGGGCCCGCTTCCCGGCGCGGGCTCCCCGGCGGATCCCGTCGCGCGGCGGGACGGCGGCGGATCGGGCGGGGCGCGCGTCATCCCCATCCGGCCACAGCTGGACCTGCTGACGGACCCGGAGGTCAGCGGCGTCATTGGCGGGCACCGGCTGCGCGGCGACACGCGCGTGAGAGCGGACGTGGTGATCATCGGCAGCGGGGCGGGCGGGGCGGTGGCGGCGGCGCGGCTGGCCGAGGCGGGGCACGACGTGGTGGTGCTGGAGGAGGGCGGATACTGGCGCCCGGAGCACTTTACGGAGAACGAGGCGGAGATGACGTCGCGCCTGTACGCCGAGGCGGGCGGCCGCGCCACGGAGGACCTCGCGCTTCCGCTGCTGCAGGGCCGCGCCGTCGGGGGCGGAACGACGGTAAACTGGCTGGCCATGCTGCGCACCCCGGATTGGGTGCTGGACGAGTGGGCGGCGGAGCACGGCACCGTGGGGATGCGCGCCGCGGACCTGGCGCCCGTCTTTGCCCGGATCGAGGACGAGACGAGCACCCGCCCCGTGCCGGACGACGCACACAATCCGCCCAACCGCGCACTGCTGGAGGGTGCCCGCGCGCTCGGCTGGCACGCGGGCGCCATGCGCGTCAACGCGCACGGCTGCGTGCGCTCCGGCTTCTGCGGCCTGGGCTGCCGCTACGGCGCCCGGCGCGCCGCGGCGGACGTCTATCTCCCCGCCGCCCTGGCCCGCGGTGCACGCCTGTTCGCGGACGTGCGCGCGGACCGCATCGACGCACCCGCGACGGGACCGCGGCGCGTGCACGGAACGGTGCTGGACCGCGAAACGGGCGCGCCGCGCGGGACGATCACGGTGGAAGCGCCGGTCGTCGTCGTTGCCGCGGGCGCGGTGGGGACGCCGGCGCTGCTGCAGCGTTCGGGGATGGGCGGCGGCGGGGTCGGCCGCTTTCTGCGCCTGCACCCCACGACGGCGGTGGCGGGCCGGTACGGGCGGGAGATGTACGGCGCGGGCGGCATCCCGCTTTCCAGCGTATGCGACGAGTTTCTGCGCGGCAGTGACGGATACGGATTCTGGATCGAGACGCCGCCGCTGTATCCCGCGCTGTCGTCCGTGGCCATGCCGGGCTTCGGCGCGGCGCACCGCGAGCTGATGCGCGGCCTGCCGAACACGGCGACGATGATCGTGCTGATCCGCGACGGGGCGGAGCGCGGCACGTCCAACGGCTCGGTGCAGGTGGACCGCTCCGGGCGCGTGCGCATCCGCTACCGCGTGGGCCGCACGGACCGCGAACGGCTGCTGCGGGGGATGGAAGCCGCGGCGCGCATTCAGTTTGCGGCCGGGGCGGAGGAGGTCTTTACGCTGCACGCGGGCGCCGCGGGGCTGCGCTCCCCCGCGGAGCTGCCCGCCATGATGCGGCGGCCGTCCGGGCCCAACCAGCTGGGCATTCTGTCCGCGCACGTGAACGGCACCTGCCGCATCGGTACGGACCCGGCGCACAGCGGATGCACGCCGGACGGCGAGCGGCACGGCGTCGGCGGCGTCTATGTGGCGGATGGATCGCTGATGCCCACCGCGCCCGGGGTGAATCCGCAGGAAACGAT